The Calothrix sp. PCC 7507 DNA segment CACGGTGATGCCTCCTGCCAAAGTAAACTTGAATGCGTTGGATAATAAATTGAGAACAATTTTCTCCCACATTTCCCGATCAACATAAACCGCTGCTGGCAGAGATGGACAGTCAACAATCAGCGACATTCCCGCCTGTTCAATCAACGAGCGAAAGGCGCTAGCAAGTTCTGCCGTATACATTGCCAAGTCTACAGGCTCATAGGATGCCTGCACCCGCCCTGCTTCGATGCGCGAGAAATCCAGCAAACTATTCACAAGTTTGAGCAGGCGCATTCCATTCCGCTGCACCATCTGTAATTGTTCGCGTTCTTGGTCTGGAATGGTTCCATCCAAATTAGCGATCGCCTCTTCTAATGGAGACAGAATTAAAGTCAGTGGTGTGCGGAATTCATGGGATACATTGCTGAAGAATAGGGTTTTAGCGCGATCCAGTTCGGCTAACGCTTCGGCGCGTTTACGTTCGTCTTCATAGGTTTGGGCATTGGCAACGCTGGCGGAAATTTGCCCTGTGACTAAATCGATAAAGCTGCGGTAGTTGTCGTCAAACAATCTCAATGGGTTTAACCCAGCGACTAAGATGCCCGATCGCCCCGTTTGACCAGAAGGAGGGATCGGCGAAACCACGGCTTGCTGCGGGACTCGATCCCAAGCACCTGTGGGCAGATTACCAAACTGATCAATCAAATCCGAGATCAAAACGGACTGCTGTGTTTGCATCACCTCTCTAAATGACCAAGCTGAATCAACATCGAGATTGACGACTTCCGGAACGGCGGGGTGCTTGCGGTCAATGCCACTGGTGCCAGCCAAAACAACACGCTGCTGATCGGGATCGACCAGATAAATCATCGCAAAGGGGAAGTCATAAAGATTGGTTTCCAGACAACTGGCACTTAGCGTACAGGCTGCATCAAACGTCCGGGCGTCTGCAGTCCGAGCTGCTAGTGCTTGCAAGAGCGCTAGCTGACGCTCACCAACAATCCGCTGCGTGTCGTCCGTGTTGGCGCAGATAATGCCGCCTGGATTCCCCTGATCGTCGGGAATGGGGCTGTAGGAAAAAGTATAATAGGTTTCCTCCGGGTAGCCGTTGCGCTCCATGATGAACAACAGCGATTCATCATAGGTGCCCTCATTGTTGAGCATGGCATATTCTACCCTGGGACCGACTTCATCCCAAATTTCTGGCCACACTTCAACACCCGGCCTAGCGAACAGTGCCGGGTGCTTGCCTCCCAGCACTGTTCTGTAGGCATCGTTGTAAAGGTTGACCAATTCACTACCCCACCAAACCCACATCGGTTGACTAGAGGTAAGCATGATGCGGACGGCAGTTTTGAGGCTCTGTGGCCAGGTTTCGACTGCGCCCAATGACGTTTGCGACCAGTCATGCGATCGCATCAGCATCGCCATCTCGCTTTTACCTGCAAAAATCTGGTCAGTCATTGAACGATGCGGGATCATGCTTCTTTTCCTTTGCGCTCACCTAAACGGGCAACGATGGTTACAATCTCTGTTGGCTCAACAGGTTTAGCTAGGTGGCAGTGAAACCCGTCCGCGATCGCCTGTTGCTGGTCAACTTCTCCAGCATAGGCCGTCAGGGCGATCGCCGGCATTTGCCGACATAATGGATACAGGATATTGACTCACCATGACCGCCGTCAGGAATAGGGGTGTTGTGGTGGGATAAAGACACGGCAAAAGCAACAGGGTCATTCCCAGCGCCAAAGCAACACAGAGCAGCGCCACACCATAGAATCGCAATTGTATATCTTGGATGACCTTCCTCCTTGCTCTCAGTACTGTCCTCCTACTAGACATCTGCCTGCTCCACTAGCTGTGCAACCAGATTCGGTAGCATTTGCGACCCACCGGAGATGTCTTTGCCACACACGCAGCGCTGGAGCATCAACGCCCCCATCTCTGTGCTATTGCCAAAAACAACTTCCGAATCAGACATGTTTCTGATGAGCTCGCGTGCATATGGCTGAAATGTACATCCCAACCCAGAATGCCCTAAAATTTATCACGTCAATAGAAAAATAGCGTCTGTCCAAGAGTAGATTCCGAAATAACCATCACGCTCCGCATTTTAGTCGTGTAGTTCCAGTAGCGTGTGTTATTCCAGGGGCTAACGCACCACCTTTGTGGAATAGGAGTTGTATAATTTCTGCCCGCTGTGTAAAACAGTATTACAGTGCTGTCAATTTAGTAACTAGTGGTTTGTCAATTTTGTTTTGAGGGGTTTTTGGTAGTGCGGGCCGAAAAGCCCGCGTGAGCGAGACGCTCACACTACAGTCCCTCATTTCAACCCTGACAGACTACTAGCGCTAGTCTGTATACCTTTGCAAGCGGTATTTTTAATGTGGTGGAATCCAGATTTGGGAAAAAACATAGCTTTCGCACCGCTAGTGACGGCGATTTTATACTTGGGAGGTTGTGTAAACCACCCGACAGATGCCCAACTGGAAGTGTGGCGCAAAGAAGCGATCGCCCGCAATGCTGAAATTGTGGCAAATCATGCCCAAAAAACTCAGCAGCATGAGTGGAATTTGCTGATTCAGGGTGAAACAGCAATTGGTAAATCTGTGACATTAAATTGGCAACAGCTACAAGCATTAGCTACAGATCATGTCAAGACGATCAATCCTCTTGACATCGTCAACCCTGGTGAAGTTAGTGACTTCCGTGGTATCCAAGTCTCAAAATTACTCCAACAACATGGTGTTACCACTAAGGTTACGGAGGTGACTTTTGTATCTTTCGATTCTTATTATGTGACGATTAGCTTACAAAATTTGTTAGCATACCCGATTATGCTGGCGATCGCCAAAAATGGTAACTCTATTAAACGCGATCAAGGCGGCCCCATTTATTTAGTGTTTCCCTATACTCAGTACCCCCAACTGAAGCAAAATTATAACGATAGTGCTTGGGCATTTTACGTCAGTAATATAGTGGTGGGTACTGAACCTGTGCAGGTGACTGTAGGTAAGCGTAAATTTGACTTAGCTAGCCTAGACCAACTCTCTCAAATCACAATTAATCAAACTGTAGGTTACAGAGGCACCTGGCCTAGCGGCAAAGTGAAAATACATGGAGTGCGTATCCGCGATGTCTTAGCCTTAGCCGGTACACAGCTACCTGAGCGGGGGAAGGTTATAGTTCATGGTAAAGCCCCGACTTACCAAAATGATACTAATGCGGTGCTATTGCCAGCTAGTGATGTTCGTAACTGCGATATTTTGTTAGCCACTAGGTGGGGTGATGACCGAAAACTGATTCCTGCGAGGATGGGTGGCCCGGTGACGCTGGCTTTTAGTTCGGAATGCCAAGCCCAAACCAGCCCACCCAGATGGGTGACTTTCGTAGAAGAATTAATTGCAACGCCATGAAACCTTTTGCTTTTCTGTCAATTCGCACCCAGATTATGACTGCGGCAACCCTATTAAGTGTAGCGTTGGTGGGATCAGTAGTCTTGGTTTGGGCAAAGACTGAGAGTAATGTTTACCGTCAACAAAAGCTGAATGAAGCCAAGTTATTTTCTAGGGTGTTAAGTAATACCTTGTTTGCTAATCATCTTTCAGAACAAAACTGGAGTCAAATCCGCGTCAATCTTGATTTGCTGCTGAGGGAAAATGAAGAGTTTGTTTACGCACTGGTATCTGATGCGCGGCTGGAAAATCAGATTGTGGCTGCTTCCCCTGGCGATTTTCAAGACCAGTATGTTCCTGATATTGTCCCATTAGCGGTAACTAATAAGGCACTAAATCTATCACAAAAGTCTAGTTCTGTAGAGACATTTGTGTTGCGGGATATCAAGTTTTCCGGACGTGTGCGGGCTAAACGTGGCGATCGCATCATGGAAGTAGCTTCAGATATTCATCTAATAACAGGGCAAAAGATTGGTACGTTGCGGTTTGGGTTATCACTCCAGCAGGTAGAAACCGCTGTAGCTAACGCCGTCACTCAGGCGCTGGTGGTGGGTGCGGTGGGGCTTGCCATTAGTTGGGTGTTTGCTTATATTTTGGCTAGGCGATTAAGTTACCCAGTGCGTTGTTTACAAGTGAGTGCAGCTAAAATTGCGGCCGGTGATTTGCAACATCGGGCTGAAGTCATGAATGCTGACGAAATTGGGGCGCTGGCTGCTTCATTTAATGAGATGTCGGCTGCATTGCAAGCATCATTTAGTAAGCTACAGAAAACTCTAGAATCCTTTGAGCTATTTGTCCCTAATAAGTTTATTTTGGTGATCGCACCCCAAGGCATCGAAAATATCAAAGTAGGTGTAGCTTCCATTCGGACGATGACAATTTTATTCTGCGATATCCGGGGTTACACCTCAATGTCGGAGTCGATGAAGCCACTGGAGATATTTGCCTTTTTAAATGAATATTTAGCTTGTATGAGTCAGGCAATCAATGAAAATGGTGGCTTTATTGATAAGTATATTGGTGATGCGATTATGGCACTATTTGACGATGAGACTACAGATGGTGCGATCAAGGCAGCAATTTTGATGCAGCAAGCCTTGGAGCAGTTTAACAATCAGCGATCGCAAAACGGTTTACCAAAAATTGCTGTTGGTATTGGCGTGCATCGTGGTGAGGTAGTCATGGGTACTGTCGGTTTTACATCCCGCATCGATTCTACAGTCGTTGGTGATGCCGTCAATATTGCCTCCCGCGTTGAGGGATTAACTAAACAGTATGGCTGTGGAATTTTAGTCACAGAGTCGGTAGTGGTTGGTTTATCCCACCCAAAGTTATTTCCCCTGAGATTGGTAGATAAATCAGTGAAAGTCAAAGGCAAAGACGAAGCGATCGCTATCTATGAACCAATGATAACTGTTGACTGATAACTGTTGACTGATAACTAACCAACAGCATATTCTGTAAACTGCCGCATAAACGGTGAATGAAACCCAATGACAATATCCTGCTTTGGTACACCCTCCTTGACTAATTCCTCCGCAAAATCAATTTCCGTACCATTATACTGAAGCCAGATTTTCCCATTTTTAATATCTAAATGCAGAACGCACCCATAAACCCGACGACGATTTTCCCAACCCACATTAACTAGCTGATAATGGTCATGTTCCATATCAAAAATCATTTCTCTATCTATATCATCTCTCCTTGAACCATAATTTACATAATCTGTAATTAGCTTTTTGATAATTTCCCGATACTGAAATATCTTATCCATAACCCCAAAAGCTAGATGAGTGCTTGATTTGAAGGTAAAAGCAATAGGAGTGCTAAAGAACACCTAGAAAATTTTTTGTTAGCGAATAGTTGCGATCGCCCCCTACCTTTCGCTAGGATCTGTAAGCTTTAGGGAATAGGCAAAGCTACTTGGGATACAGCTACATGCATCTGAGCTATCCTGCCCAAACCCAAGTTAATGAGATTCTACAGGAAAAACAGAAAAAGATGGTGAAACGCGTACAGTTAGTTTTAAATCAAGATGTCAGCAAGCTTGGGAAATTAGGCGATTTAGTAGACGTAGCTCCCGGCTATGCTCGTAATTATCTAATTCCGCAAAAATTGGCCACCCATGCTACTCCCGGTATTCTCAGACAAGTAGAACGCCGTCGTGAAAAAGAAAATCAACGTCAATTAGAACTCAGACAACAAGCTTTAGAGCAAAAAGCCGCTCTAGAAAAAGTTACCAGTTTGAAAATCGCCAAGCAAGTTGGTGAAAACGAAGCCATTTTCGGTACTGTCACCACCCAAGACGTTGTAGATGCAATTCAAGCAGCTACAAGTCAAGAAGTTGATCGCCGGGGTATTACCATCCCAGATATCAACCACCTCGGTACTTACAAAGCTGAGATTAAGCTGCATTCTGATGTAATTGCAGAAATCAATATCGAAGTCGTAGCTAGCTAGGCTGATTGACATTTAAGTAGAAGTCAGAATTCAGAAGTCGGGAGACTTGTGTATTCTGGCTCCTAAATACCTCTTAATGTATACTCAGCTGAACCACCTTCAAGCGCCTTTGAGTCGATTTTGCACCATAAGG contains these protein-coding regions:
- a CDS encoding molybdopterin-dependent oxidoreductase, whose product is MWWNPDLGKNIAFAPLVTAILYLGGCVNHPTDAQLEVWRKEAIARNAEIVANHAQKTQQHEWNLLIQGETAIGKSVTLNWQQLQALATDHVKTINPLDIVNPGEVSDFRGIQVSKLLQQHGVTTKVTEVTFVSFDSYYVTISLQNLLAYPIMLAIAKNGNSIKRDQGGPIYLVFPYTQYPQLKQNYNDSAWAFYVSNIVVGTEPVQVTVGKRKFDLASLDQLSQITINQTVGYRGTWPSGKVKIHGVRIRDVLALAGTQLPERGKVIVHGKAPTYQNDTNAVLLPASDVRNCDILLATRWGDDRKLIPARMGGPVTLAFSSECQAQTSPPRWVTFVEELIATP
- a CDS encoding XisI protein, coding for MDKIFQYREIIKKLITDYVNYGSRRDDIDREMIFDMEHDHYQLVNVGWENRRRVYGCVLHLDIKNGKIWLQYNGTEIDFAEELVKEGVPKQDIVIGFHSPFMRQFTEYAVG
- the rplI gene encoding 50S ribosomal protein L9, which gives rise to MVKRVQLVLNQDVSKLGKLGDLVDVAPGYARNYLIPQKLATHATPGILRQVERRREKENQRQLELRQQALEQKAALEKVTSLKIAKQVGENEAIFGTVTTQDVVDAIQAATSQEVDRRGITIPDINHLGTYKAEIKLHSDVIAEINIEVVAS
- a CDS encoding adenylate/guanylate cyclase domain-containing protein, translating into MKPFAFLSIRTQIMTAATLLSVALVGSVVLVWAKTESNVYRQQKLNEAKLFSRVLSNTLFANHLSEQNWSQIRVNLDLLLRENEEFVYALVSDARLENQIVAASPGDFQDQYVPDIVPLAVTNKALNLSQKSSSVETFVLRDIKFSGRVRAKRGDRIMEVASDIHLITGQKIGTLRFGLSLQQVETAVANAVTQALVVGAVGLAISWVFAYILARRLSYPVRCLQVSAAKIAAGDLQHRAEVMNADEIGALAASFNEMSAALQASFSKLQKTLESFELFVPNKFILVIAPQGIENIKVGVASIRTMTILFCDIRGYTSMSESMKPLEIFAFLNEYLACMSQAINENGGFIDKYIGDAIMALFDDETTDGAIKAAILMQQALEQFNNQRSQNGLPKIAVGIGVHRGEVVMGTVGFTSRIDSTVVGDAVNIASRVEGLTKQYGCGILVTESVVVGLSHPKLFPLRLVDKSVKVKGKDEAIAIYEPMITVD